A single window of Paenibacillus sp. FSL H8-0537 DNA harbors:
- a CDS encoding acetylornithine deacetylase: MTEAWIEALQQQVDERQNELFALLAELVAYPTVSPPARNTLEAQRFLEKQLQASGFATELWEVYPGDPNVTAVKRGTDSKHYRSLLLNGHMDVAEVGDSGGWKHDPFKLVLEDGRAYGRGTADMKGGLAALLFANKLLTEAGVELKGDLLFQAVIGEEAGEAGTRACMERGCEADFAIVADTSGLAIQGQGGVITGWVTLQSPETFHDGMRSRMIHAGGGVQGASTIEKMAKLIAGLQDLERHWAVSKSYEGFPPGSNTINPAVIEGGRHAAFIADRCSLWITVHFYPNEDYEAIASEIEEHLLGVAQGDPWMRKHPPTFRWGGRSMIEERGEIFPSQELQPEWSGLKALEQSHQQVLGVLPAVGMSPSVTDAGWIGREGIPTVIYGPGQLEHAHAVDESVDINELIYYTKVMLGFIADWCNRPKEEAEGGEQGSGISD, translated from the coding sequence ATGACAGAAGCGTGGATTGAGGCATTGCAGCAGCAGGTGGATGAGCGGCAGAATGAGCTGTTTGCGCTGCTAGCCGAGCTAGTGGCCTATCCGACCGTCAGCCCTCCAGCACGCAATACGCTGGAAGCGCAGCGGTTTTTGGAGAAGCAGCTGCAAGCGAGCGGTTTTGCAACGGAGCTGTGGGAGGTTTACCCGGGTGATCCGAACGTGACGGCGGTAAAACGGGGCACCGATAGCAAGCACTACCGCAGCCTGCTGCTCAATGGGCATATGGATGTCGCCGAGGTGGGCGACAGCGGGGGCTGGAAGCATGATCCGTTCAAGCTGGTGCTGGAGGATGGACGCGCCTATGGACGTGGAACCGCCGATATGAAAGGCGGGCTTGCGGCATTGTTGTTTGCAAACAAGCTGCTGACCGAAGCCGGTGTGGAGCTGAAAGGGGATTTGCTGTTTCAAGCCGTTATTGGCGAGGAAGCGGGCGAGGCAGGTACTCGCGCTTGTATGGAGCGCGGCTGTGAAGCGGATTTTGCCATCGTCGCTGATACGAGCGGGCTGGCGATTCAAGGACAGGGCGGGGTTATAACCGGCTGGGTCACTTTGCAAAGCCCGGAGACGTTCCATGATGGCATGCGTTCGCGCATGATCCATGCTGGGGGCGGCGTTCAAGGAGCCAGCACAATTGAAAAAATGGCCAAGCTGATCGCCGGGCTTCAAGATTTGGAGCGCCACTGGGCAGTGAGCAAATCTTATGAGGGTTTTCCTCCCGGCTCGAATACGATAAACCCTGCGGTCATTGAGGGCGGGCGTCATGCCGCTTTTATCGCAGACCGCTGCTCGCTTTGGATCACGGTTCATTTTTACCCGAATGAAGATTATGAAGCGATTGCTTCGGAGATTGAAGAGCATTTGCTTGGCGTGGCGCAGGGCGATCCTTGGATGCGCAAGCATCCGCCAACCTTCCGCTGGGGAGGGCGCTCGATGATTGAGGAGCGCGGCGAGATTTTCCCTTCGCAGGAGCTTCAGCCCGAGTGGTCGGGGCTGAAGGCTCTGGAGCAAAGCCATCAGCAAGTGCTTGGCGTGCTGCCTGCGGTTGGCATGAGCCCAAGCGTAACCGATGCAGGCTGGATCGGCAGGGAAGGCATCCCGACGGTCATTTATGGTCCAGGGCAGCTGGAGCATGCCCATGCGGTGGACGAGAGCGTCGACATCAACGAGCTGATTTACTATACAAAAGTTATGCTGGGCTTCATCGCCGACTGGTGCAACCGTCCGAAAGAGGAAGCAGAGGGCGGCGAGCAGGGCTCAGGCATCAGCGATTAA
- a CDS encoding ThiF family adenylyltransferase has protein sequence MDERYSRQMLFAPIGETGQRKLSESAVLIIGMGALGTVLANHMVRAGVGLVRFVDRDYVERSNLQRQMLYDEEDVEHGYPKAVAAERKLRKINSDIKIEAIVADVTVQNIDALLMDIDLVLDGTDNFQTRFLLNDACFRSGIPFTYGGAVSSRGMSAILVPGATPCLRCFIQSADAGGQTCDMIGVISPVVDIVASYQAVEALKYLVGAADKRRNSLMTFDLWQNHSFEMKLGEPAKQCPCCQLKQYPALQAAEQDAAVSLCGRSTVQISGGAPLNLEQWRQRLEPIAVELTHNAYLLKAELPEGERLVLFPDGRVLVQGTEDMVRAKTLYARYIGN, from the coding sequence ATGGACGAACGCTATTCAAGACAGATGTTGTTTGCGCCCATTGGTGAAACAGGGCAGCGCAAGCTAAGCGAGAGCGCTGTGCTTATTATAGGAATGGGAGCGCTCGGCACTGTTCTGGCCAATCATATGGTCAGAGCGGGGGTCGGGCTCGTCCGTTTCGTTGATCGTGATTATGTGGAGCGCAGCAATCTCCAGCGGCAAATGCTTTACGACGAAGAGGATGTCGAGCATGGTTATCCGAAGGCAGTTGCCGCCGAGAGGAAGCTGCGCAAAATCAATTCCGATATCAAGATCGAAGCGATCGTTGCTGACGTCACCGTTCAAAATATCGACGCTCTGCTGATGGATATCGACCTTGTGCTAGATGGGACAGATAATTTTCAGACGCGTTTTCTGCTTAATGATGCTTGCTTCCGCAGCGGCATTCCGTTTACCTATGGCGGGGCGGTCAGCTCGCGGGGCATGAGCGCTATTCTTGTGCCGGGCGCTACGCCGTGTCTGCGCTGCTTTATTCAATCAGCCGATGCGGGCGGACAGACCTGCGATATGATCGGCGTTATTTCGCCAGTCGTAGATATTGTCGCTTCCTACCAAGCGGTAGAGGCGCTTAAATATTTGGTTGGAGCTGCGGACAAAAGAAGAAACAGCCTGATGACCTTTGACTTATGGCAAAATCATTCGTTCGAGATGAAGCTGGGCGAGCCTGCGAAGCAATGCCCTTGCTGCCAGCTGAAGCAGTATCCGGCTTTGCAGGCGGCAGAGCAGGACGCGGCAGTCTCGCTATGCGGACGCAGCACCGTGCAAATCTCTGGCGGCGCTCCGCTTAATCTGGAGCAGTGGCGGCAAAGGCTGGAACCGATTGCTGTGGAGCTTACGCATAACGCTTATTTGCTGAAAGCCGAGCTGCCGGAAGGTGAGCGGCTCGTGCTGTTCCCCGATGGGCGTGTGCTTGTGCAGGGGACGGAAGATATGGTCCGTGCCAAAACCTTATATGCCCGTTATATCGGAAACTAA
- a CDS encoding ABC transporter permease, with protein sequence MKRFFKKHMPAQLFILLLAVLWEVGTRIFQIPHYIIPRLSDVLVSLAENSGLLARHFVITLGEALLGLAISIVLGTLSAIWIDSSSLARKTLYPLVVASQTIPIIALSPIMVMWFGYEIGSKIAVVMLFTFFPIAMNTADGFRSADPDIGELLRTMGASKRELFLKWKIPSALPEFFTGLKMAAAISVGGATLGEWLGGEAGLGMYTKRAANMLRGESVFSGVLLLSAMGIMLFLAVLAIERICLSYRRESKVGQ encoded by the coding sequence ATGAAGCGTTTTTTCAAGAAGCATATGCCTGCCCAGCTGTTCATCCTTCTGCTCGCTGTATTGTGGGAAGTGGGAACGCGAATTTTCCAAATTCCCCATTATATTATCCCTAGGCTGTCTGATGTGCTTGTCTCCCTGGCGGAGAACAGCGGGCTGTTGGCGCGGCATTTCGTCATCACGTTAGGCGAGGCGCTGCTTGGGCTGGCGATTTCAATCGTGCTTGGCACGTTGTCGGCGATCTGGATCGACAGCTCATCATTGGCGCGCAAGACGCTGTACCCGCTCGTTGTCGCCTCGCAGACGATTCCGATTATTGCGTTGTCGCCGATTATGGTCATGTGGTTTGGCTATGAAATCGGCAGCAAAATCGCCGTTGTCATGCTGTTCACCTTTTTTCCCATTGCGATGAATACGGCGGACGGCTTCCGCTCGGCGGACCCGGATATCGGGGAGCTGCTGCGGACGATGGGAGCAAGCAAGCGCGAGCTGTTCCTCAAGTGGAAAATCCCTTCGGCGCTGCCGGAGTTTTTCACGGGGCTGAAAATGGCAGCGGCGATCAGCGTCGGCGGCGCTACGCTTGGCGAATGGCTGGGCGGCGAAGCGGGCCTGGGCATGTACACAAAGCGGGCGGCGAATATGCTGCGCGGCGAAAGTGTTTTTTCCGGGGTGCTGCTGCTGTCAGCGATGGGCATTATGTTATTTTTAGCCGTATTGGCTATTGAGCGAATCTGCTTATCCTATCGGAGAGAATCGAAGGTAGGCCAGTAA
- a CDS encoding ABC transporter substrate-binding protein, translating to MRKVNEGNHHYTKNKASKWKRSSWIAACLALTLVIMAGCSSDNKNTANGAEGVQELTVLLDWYPNAVHTFLYAAEEQGYFKEAGLNVKLQVPADTNDALKLVATGKADLAISYQMQVAVARAEEIPIVSVASLVRHPLNQLFVLESSGVKTPKDLVGKKIGYPSIPLDEAYVNTMVKTDGGDPSGLNYVDVGWDLIPAMTTKKVDAIIGGYVNHEKLLLEKEGEKLIALNPADYGVPDYYELVMTASEDGVASKSEAFKKFIDAAAKGQEYTASHPDEALQVLLDKQSADYPLDTEIEKQSLQVLLPLMDAGSEAFGSQSAESWSNVISWLQEHGQLTKEIKAEDAFRNL from the coding sequence ATGCGTAAGGTGAATGAAGGAAATCATCATTATACGAAAAATAAAGCTTCCAAATGGAAACGCAGCTCATGGATCGCAGCATGTCTGGCTTTGACGCTAGTCATTATGGCGGGATGCTCCTCGGATAACAAGAACACAGCAAATGGTGCCGAAGGCGTGCAGGAGCTGACGGTGCTGCTCGACTGGTATCCGAATGCGGTACATACTTTCTTGTACGCAGCGGAGGAGCAGGGCTACTTCAAGGAAGCGGGCCTCAATGTAAAGCTGCAGGTGCCGGCGGATACGAATGATGCGCTCAAGCTGGTTGCAACCGGCAAAGCGGATCTGGCGATCAGCTATCAAATGCAGGTAGCCGTTGCCCGCGCAGAGGAAATTCCGATTGTATCGGTTGCTTCGCTTGTGCGCCACCCGCTGAATCAGCTGTTCGTGCTGGAATCGTCGGGCGTGAAGACGCCAAAGGATTTGGTCGGCAAAAAAATCGGCTATCCATCGATTCCGCTGGATGAAGCGTACGTGAATACGATGGTGAAAACCGACGGCGGCGATCCGTCAGGGCTGAACTACGTCGATGTAGGCTGGGACCTGATTCCGGCCATGACGACGAAGAAGGTCGATGCCATTATCGGAGGTTATGTGAACCACGAGAAGCTGCTGCTGGAGAAGGAAGGCGAGAAGCTGATTGCGCTTAACCCTGCCGACTATGGCGTACCGGATTATTACGAGCTTGTGATGACAGCAAGCGAGGATGGCGTTGCCAGCAAAAGCGAAGCATTCAAGAAGTTTATCGACGCGGCGGCTAAAGGGCAGGAATATACGGCAAGCCATCCGGATGAGGCGCTTCAGGTGCTGCTCGACAAGCAAAGCGCGGATTACCCGCTTGATACCGAGATCGAGAAGCAAAGCTTGCAGGTACTGCTGCCGCTCATGGATGCCGGCTCCGAAGCTTTCGGCAGCCAATCGGCGGAGTCGTGGAGCAATGTCATTTCATGGTTGCAGGAGCATGGCCAGCTCACGAAAGAAATCAAGGCTGAGGATGCATTCCGCAACCTATAA
- a CDS encoding DinB family protein, which yields MSNYPVQMFEYHTWASQAVLGRIKELPSSVLSQEVNSSFPTIAHALTHIYAVDKMWYMVLTGTGMPEALQACMLLNAEILSSVDEYANVFALLSEQYREWFRSQADLEQTILLDNPFAGIRQTSLAEIVLHLINHGTYHRGNVSTMLRQLGHSSTMNDYALFWYK from the coding sequence ATGTCAAATTATCCGGTACAAATGTTTGAATACCACACATGGGCGAGTCAAGCTGTCCTTGGGAGAATCAAGGAGCTCCCGTCCTCCGTGCTGAGTCAAGAAGTGAACAGCTCGTTTCCCACCATCGCCCATGCCCTTACCCATATCTATGCGGTTGATAAGATGTGGTATATGGTTTTGACAGGCACGGGTATGCCAGAGGCGCTGCAAGCATGTATGCTGCTAAATGCAGAGATTCTGAGTTCTGTAGATGAATACGCCAATGTCTTTGCCCTGTTATCGGAGCAATACAGAGAATGGTTCCGAAGCCAAGCTGATTTGGAGCAAACCATTCTGCTTGATAATCCATTTGCCGGAATACGCCAAACAAGCTTAGCGGAAATTGTGCTGCATCTGATCAATCACGGAACCTATCACAGGGGCAATGTTTCTACTATGCTGCGTCAGCTTGGCCACTCGTCCACCATGAATGACTATGCGCTGTTTTGGTATAAATAG
- the htpG gene encoding molecular chaperone HtpG: MAKKQFKAESKRLLEMMINSIYTQKEIFLRELISNASDAIDKIYYKALSDDQLVFNQADYYIKVTADQEARTLTIADTGIGMTKEDLENNLGIIAKSGSLAFKNENEAKDGHNIIGQFGVGFYAAFMVADVVTVTSRALGSEEAFKWKSEGADGYTIVPATKDTVGTEIVLKIKDNAEEVSYDEFLEQYRLRAIIKKYSDFIRYPIKMDVAGQRPKEDSEGEFEEYSEEQTINSMVPIWRKNKNELTQEDYDSFYMEKRYGFDKPLKHIHISADGAVVYNAILYIPEHTPFDYYTKEFEKGLELYSNGVLIMDKCSDLLPDYFGFVKGMVDSEDLSLNISRELLQHDRQLSLIAKNIKNKIKSQLISLLKDERDSYEKFYKAFGRQLKFGVYNDYGANKDTLQDLLLFSSSKEKTLVSLDEYVERMPEDQKYIYYASGASIDRIEKLPQTEMVLDKGYEILYFTDDIDEFAIKVILKYKDKEFKSVSSGDLGIEAEEGEEPTEAEATDNKELFEKMQGILAGKVSGVRASKRLKSHPVCLSSEGEVSIEMEKILQAMPDSQNVKADKVLEINVNHEILQSLKTAFASDEEKLGLYTNLLYNQALLIEGLPIQDPVEFTNAMCKIMV; the protein is encoded by the coding sequence GTGGCCAAGAAACAGTTTAAAGCGGAATCGAAGAGATTGCTGGAAATGATGATTAACTCCATCTATACGCAGAAGGAAATCTTTTTACGCGAGCTGATCTCCAATGCTAGTGACGCAATTGATAAAATCTACTACAAAGCATTATCCGATGATCAATTGGTATTCAATCAGGCGGATTACTATATTAAAGTAACGGCGGATCAAGAAGCGCGCACGCTGACGATTGCCGATACAGGTATCGGAATGACCAAGGAGGACCTGGAGAACAATCTCGGCATTATTGCCAAGAGCGGCTCGCTGGCCTTCAAGAACGAGAATGAAGCGAAGGACGGCCATAACATCATCGGCCAGTTCGGCGTTGGTTTTTATGCGGCGTTTATGGTGGCGGACGTTGTAACGGTAACAAGCCGTGCCCTCGGCAGCGAGGAAGCGTTCAAATGGAAATCCGAAGGCGCAGACGGCTACACGATTGTGCCGGCTACGAAGGATACCGTCGGAACCGAAATCGTGCTGAAAATCAAAGACAATGCGGAAGAAGTCAGCTACGACGAGTTTCTGGAGCAATATCGCCTGCGTGCGATCATTAAGAAATATTCCGATTTCATTCGCTACCCGATCAAGATGGATGTGGCCGGACAACGTCCGAAAGAGGACAGCGAAGGCGAATTCGAAGAGTATTCCGAAGAGCAGACGATTAACAGCATGGTGCCGATCTGGCGCAAAAATAAAAACGAGTTGACGCAGGAAGACTACGACAGCTTCTATATGGAGAAGCGCTATGGCTTCGACAAGCCGCTTAAGCATATCCATATCAGTGCAGACGGCGCGGTTGTATATAACGCTATTCTCTACATTCCAGAGCATACGCCTTTTGATTATTACACGAAGGAATTTGAAAAAGGCCTTGAGCTGTATTCTAATGGCGTGCTCATTATGGACAAGTGCTCCGACCTGCTGCCGGATTATTTTGGCTTCGTGAAAGGGATGGTTGATTCCGAGGATCTGTCGCTGAACATTTCCCGCGAGCTGCTACAGCATGATCGCCAGCTGAGCCTCATTGCCAAAAACATCAAAAACAAAATTAAAAGCCAGCTGATCAGCCTGCTCAAAGACGAGCGCGACAGCTATGAGAAGTTCTACAAAGCTTTCGGCAGACAGCTGAAATTTGGCGTTTACAACGATTACGGCGCAAACAAGGATACGCTGCAGGACTTGCTGCTGTTCAGCTCCTCCAAGGAGAAAACGCTCGTATCGCTCGATGAATACGTAGAGCGCATGCCGGAAGATCAGAAGTACATCTATTATGCTTCGGGCGCATCTATCGACCGCATTGAGAAGCTGCCGCAAACGGAAATGGTATTGGACAAAGGGTATGAAATCTTGTACTTCACGGACGATATTGACGAATTTGCGATTAAAGTGATTTTGAAATACAAGGATAAAGAGTTTAAATCCGTGTCCAGCGGCGATCTTGGCATTGAAGCAGAGGAGGGTGAGGAGCCGACAGAGGCGGAAGCGACTGACAACAAGGAGCTGTTCGAGAAGATGCAGGGCATCCTTGCGGGCAAAGTATCCGGTGTTCGCGCTTCGAAGCGCTTGAAATCACATCCGGTCTGCTTGTCCTCCGAAGGAGAAGTGTCGATCGAGATGGAGAAAATTCTCCAAGCGATGCCGGACAGCCAAAATGTGAAAGCGGACAAGGTGCTCGAAATCAACGTCAACCACGAGATTTTGCAGTCGCTCAAAACCGCTTTCGCCAGCGATGAAGAGAAGCTCGGCCTGTACACGAACCTGCTGTACAACCAAGCGCTGCTCATTGAAGGTTTGCCAATTCAGGATCCAGTTGAATTTACGAACGCAATGTGCAAAATCATGGTGTAA
- a CDS encoding YdeI/OmpD-associated family protein, whose product MEIENLITVKSREDLRMWLEENGTTKKSCWAVVSMTPNPDMLLYLDAVEEALCFGWIDGVKKKISETELAQRLSPRSKRSSWTELNKERVRRLEKLGLMRDEGRKVLPAMDDDSFKIDRVIEQRLQEERQVYENFMAFPALYRRVRIDTIQSNKNQPEIFNRRLDKFITNTKENKMYGQWHDNGRLLNDE is encoded by the coding sequence ATGGAAATTGAAAATCTAATTACAGTAAAATCGAGAGAAGATTTGAGAATGTGGCTTGAGGAAAATGGTACGACTAAAAAATCTTGTTGGGCAGTCGTTAGTATGACGCCGAATCCAGACATGCTGCTATATTTGGACGCGGTCGAAGAAGCCTTGTGCTTTGGATGGATTGATGGAGTCAAAAAGAAAATATCTGAAACGGAGCTGGCGCAGAGACTGTCTCCTAGAAGCAAAAGAAGTTCATGGACGGAATTGAATAAAGAACGTGTCCGCCGCCTTGAAAAACTGGGGTTAATGAGAGACGAAGGAAGAAAGGTACTTCCTGCTATGGATGATGATTCTTTTAAAATAGACAGGGTTATAGAACAAAGGCTGCAAGAGGAAAGACAGGTATATGAGAATTTCATGGCATTTCCAGCGCTTTATAGAAGGGTTCGGATCGACACGATCCAAAGCAATAAAAATCAGCCAGAAATATTTAACAGGAGATTAGACAAATTTATAACAAATACGAAAGAAAATAAAATGTACGGCCAATGGCATGATAATGGACGACTTCTTAATGATGAATAA
- the tenA gene encoding thiaminase II, with the protein MSKFSDRLYQASREVWQKSHEHPFLVEMREGTLDPQRFIYYLKQDYVYLIDYAKLFAYGSIKAGDMATMVKFAGLYHSTLHVEMELHRQYADRFGVTREQLEGTQPAPSNIAYTKYMLDVAANGSLAEVVAALLPCMWSYREIGVTFAEYPGALDHPLYKEWILMYSSEEFGELTHWCIGLMDQLAEGLPERELAKLEEHFVITSKMEYLFWDMAYRMEEWPV; encoded by the coding sequence ATGAGCAAATTTAGCGATAGATTATATCAAGCAAGCCGCGAAGTATGGCAGAAAAGCCATGAGCATCCGTTTCTCGTGGAAATGCGCGAAGGAACGCTGGATCCGCAGCGCTTCATCTATTATCTCAAGCAGGACTACGTCTATTTAATCGACTATGCGAAGCTGTTCGCCTACGGCAGTATAAAAGCTGGCGATATGGCAACAATGGTCAAATTCGCCGGGTTGTATCATTCCACGCTGCATGTGGAAATGGAGCTGCACCGCCAGTATGCCGACCGTTTTGGCGTTACGCGCGAGCAGCTTGAAGGCACGCAGCCGGCGCCAAGCAATATCGCCTATACAAAGTATATGCTCGACGTCGCGGCGAATGGCTCGCTTGCAGAGGTTGTAGCAGCGCTGCTGCCGTGCATGTGGAGCTACCGCGAAATCGGCGTAACCTTCGCCGAATATCCGGGTGCGCTGGATCATCCGCTGTATAAGGAATGGATTCTTATGTACAGCTCGGAGGAGTTCGGCGAGCTGACCCACTGGTGCATTGGCCTCATGGATCAATTGGCAGAAGGGCTTCCGGAGCGGGAGCTTGCGAAGCTGGAGGAGCATTTTGTCATAACATCGAAGATGGAATATTTATTTTGGGATATGGCATATCGCATGGAGGAGTGGCCAGTGTGA
- a CDS encoding ABC transporter ATP-binding protein, producing MSINKGLLGEQGLERAAGASKSAAAEAAATTTSAHSENNEPAGLSVSGLTYAFPGGPPLIEGLDLHIRQGEFVSVLAASGMGKTTLFRLLAGLLEPQAGTIAIGGVNRQQQAAKLGYMPQKDCLMPWRTVLDNAALGMELAGTPKKEARQRVRELLPDFGLAGTEAKYPHELSGGMRQRVSFLRSLLGGGELFLLDEPFSALDAMTRVSMQEWLLQIWEQHRKTIVFITHDIDEALLLSDRVLVAAKAPVAELVEYPVALARPRTYETMLSEPFVALKRQLLGHFGHAHTAASLEGGRQ from the coding sequence GTGAGCATAAATAAAGGTCTGCTGGGAGAGCAGGGGCTTGAACGGGCGGCGGGGGCAAGCAAGTCAGCAGCAGCAGAAGCAGCGGCAACGACCACTTCTGCACATAGCGAAAACAACGAGCCGGCAGGCCTTAGCGTCAGCGGACTGACGTATGCTTTTCCCGGCGGGCCGCCGCTGATTGAAGGGCTTGACCTGCATATTAGGCAGGGTGAGTTCGTCAGCGTCCTTGCGGCGAGCGGCATGGGCAAGACGACGCTGTTTCGGCTGCTGGCCGGGCTGCTGGAGCCGCAAGCCGGCACGATTGCGATCGGCGGCGTAAATCGCCAGCAGCAGGCGGCGAAGCTTGGCTATATGCCGCAGAAGGATTGTCTTATGCCGTGGCGGACGGTGCTGGATAATGCCGCGCTCGGCATGGAGCTGGCAGGAACGCCGAAGAAGGAAGCGCGCCAGCGGGTGCGGGAGCTGCTGCCGGATTTCGGCCTCGCTGGAACCGAGGCGAAGTATCCGCATGAGCTGTCGGGCGGCATGCGCCAGCGGGTATCGTTTCTTCGTTCGCTGCTGGGCGGCGGCGAGCTCTTTTTGCTCGATGAGCCGTTCAGCGCCCTTGATGCAATGACGAGAGTCAGCATGCAGGAATGGCTGCTGCAAATATGGGAGCAGCATCGCAAAACGATTGTTTTTATTACCCATGATATAGATGAAGCGCTGCTTCTATCGGATCGGGTGCTGGTTGCTGCAAAGGCGCCGGTTGCCGAATTGGTGGAATATCCGGTGGCACTTGCGCGTCCACGCACCTACGAGACGATGCTGAGCGAGCCTTTTGTGGCGTTAAAACGCCAGCTGCTTGGGCATTTCGGGCATGCGCATACAGCGGCCAGCCTAGAGGGGGGAAGGCAATGA
- a CDS encoding stalk domain-containing protein has protein sequence MKTVKQLVQMMSVATMLAAGTGAFAPAALAADAPAGDYVKLRQAIENMQGEVTWNAASRSAEITVSGLKASFPIGSSSATINGAAAEIGSPSLLTKSTTYVSKKALDSLKAQLVQQKNKSGFELAATFQMPSEKAEIAASTPDGKRLLVTEADNGSISVLDIADLNKVSVLKTVSFHDLSPEAEVTSVTVSKDGRYGLAVIRTGDDVNKASKGLLAVVDLATYETVKTYELGIGPDSIALSPDGLNAVIAIEDEELDKAADEIDYANAKRPGSIMIVSFAGGDPLKGEVVDIATPLDGVEGAIYPHDPQPEYVAISPDSATAAVTMQENNAIALVDLKTKKLIQIFSLGTTQHKADLEDDGNVRFTEDLTARYEPDGIAFSPDGKYVLTANEGDLGKNEFKDGVKAGGRNIAVWDLEGKRVYDSANLIDEATAKVGLYPDDRSPNKGSEVENLTVATVDGTALAAVASERADAILFFDVANAASPVYLGLIPTAGESPEGIHHVQGRSLFVSADESTGTVSFYAKK, from the coding sequence ATGAAAACGGTCAAGCAACTTGTTCAAATGATGTCAGTCGCAACGATGCTCGCTGCCGGTACAGGCGCCTTCGCTCCTGCCGCTCTCGCTGCTGATGCACCTGCTGGCGATTATGTGAAGCTGCGCCAGGCTATCGAAAATATGCAAGGCGAAGTAACATGGAACGCCGCCAGCCGCAGCGCTGAAATTACGGTAAGCGGTTTAAAAGCATCGTTCCCGATCGGCTCTTCGTCCGCTACGATTAACGGTGCTGCAGCCGAGATTGGAAGCCCTTCCCTTTTGACGAAAAGCACAACCTATGTTTCCAAAAAAGCGCTGGACAGCCTGAAAGCGCAGCTCGTCCAGCAGAAAAATAAAAGCGGCTTTGAGCTTGCCGCCACCTTCCAAATGCCAAGCGAAAAAGCCGAAATCGCCGCTTCCACGCCAGACGGCAAACGCCTGCTCGTTACCGAAGCCGACAACGGCAGCATTTCCGTGCTCGACATCGCAGACCTCAACAAAGTCAGCGTGCTGAAAACCGTCAGCTTCCACGACCTTTCCCCAGAGGCGGAAGTGACCAGCGTCACCGTATCCAAGGACGGTCGCTACGGGCTTGCGGTTATCCGCACGGGCGATGATGTGAACAAAGCGAGCAAAGGTCTGCTGGCCGTAGTCGATTTAGCTACCTACGAAACGGTAAAAACGTATGAGCTTGGCATCGGTCCCGACTCCATCGCGCTTTCGCCAGACGGGCTGAATGCTGTGATCGCGATTGAGGATGAAGAGCTGGATAAAGCCGCGGATGAAATCGATTATGCGAACGCGAAGCGTCCTGGCAGCATTATGATCGTTTCTTTTGCAGGCGGTGATCCGCTGAAGGGAGAGGTTGTGGACATTGCTACTCCATTGGACGGTGTAGAGGGAGCCATTTATCCGCATGATCCGCAGCCAGAATACGTGGCAATCAGCCCGGACAGCGCAACCGCAGCCGTAACGATGCAGGAAAACAACGCCATCGCGCTTGTCGATTTGAAGACGAAGAAGCTCATTCAAATTTTCTCGCTTGGCACGACGCAGCATAAAGCCGATCTGGAGGACGATGGGAATGTGCGGTTTACGGAGGATTTGACCGCTCGTTATGAGCCGGATGGCATTGCTTTTTCGCCGGATGGAAAATATGTGCTGACCGCCAATGAAGGCGATTTGGGCAAAAATGAATTCAAAGACGGCGTGAAGGCCGGTGGTCGCAACATCGCCGTATGGGATTTGGAGGGCAAGCGGGTATACGACAGCGCGAACCTGATTGACGAGGCGACAGCGAAGGTCGGCTTGTATCCCGATGACCGCAGTCCGAACAAAGGCAGCGAGGTGGAAAATCTGACCGTCGCGACAGTTGACGGAACAGCACTTGCGGCAGTAGCGTCGGAACGCGCGGATGCGATTTTATTTTTCGATGTCGCTAATGCTGCCAGCCCCGTCTACCTCGGCTTGATACCGACGGCTGGAGAATCGCCGGAAGGCATTCACCACGTACAAGGACGCAGCTTGTTCGTCAGCGCGGATGAGAGCACGGGAACCGTAAGCTTTTACGCGAAAAAATAA